From Humidesulfovibrio mexicanus:
TGGCGAAGGCCTCCGCGCAGCAGTCGGGGTCGTCCGGGTCGCGGCCGGGGCGGCAATCGCCGCGGTAATTCTTGAGGGAAGGCGCATCGCTGCGCGGCCTGAGCGCGCCTTCGGCCGCGGCCGGGGTGGGATCGCACGCGGCCAGCGCGAGAACGGGAACAATCCACAGCCACACACGCATACGCCTCCCCCCTGCGAAATGTCAGTCCCCTACCCCGCCAGCCTGCGCGCCAAATCCAACGCGGCCTCGAAGCTGGTGGTTTTCGCCCTGCCCGTGCCCACCAGGTCGTAGCCGGTGCCGTGATCCGGGGATGTGCGGATGATGGGCAGGCCCAGGGTCACGTTCACCGCCTCGCCGAAGTGCAGAAGCTTCAAGGGGGCCAGCCCCTGGTCGTGATACATGGCCACCACGGCGGAGTAGCGCCCGCGCGCGGCGAAATGGAACAGCGTGTCCGCCGGAACCGGCCCCTCGACATTCAGCCCCGCCGCCCGCGCCTCGGCCACTGTCGGGCGCACCACGTCCTCGTCCTCGCGCCCGATGCGCCCGCTCTCCCCGGCGTGGGGATTGAGCCCGCACACGCCGATGGGGCCAAGCAAGCCCAGGCGCTCCGTGAACTCCGCCGTGTGTCGGATGGCCCGCAAAATGGCCTCCCGCGTCACAAGGCGCGGCACGTCGGCCAGCGGCGGGTGCGTGGTGACGAGGCTGACGCGCAGGGCCAGGGGGGGAGTCTGCCCCGGTTGCGCTGGTGGCGGCAACGGTCCGCACAGGTGCATGGTGACGTTCCGCGCGCCCACGCCAAGCCCCTCGGCCAGGAACTCCGTGTGGCCGGGGAAGTCGAACCCGGCCTCCTGCAACATGGCCTTGTTCAGCGGGCAGGTGACCACCCCCTGCACAACGCCGCGCCGCGCCAGGTCCACGGCAAGCCCCAGGCTTTTGCCCGCAGCCAGACCGCCCGCAGGCGTCGGGACTCCAGGCGGAAAGTCCAGCCCGGCCAGTCCCTCCGGCTCCACGAAGCAGATGCCCGGACCATGCCCGGCCAGCTCGGCGGCGAGGCCCGCACCTGCGCACAGCACATCGAAGAAGCGCGGACGCCCGGCCAATTCGCGCTCCAGCGCCGCCAGCGGGCCGATGAACAGCAGGGTTTCTCCGCGCCGCGCGCAGTCCGCCCCAGCCAGGGCCAGGCAGCGGACGACAAGCTCCGGCCCAAGGCCGCAGGGGTCGCCCAGGGTGACGGCGAGGACGCTCACAGCCCCTCCCCTGCCCGACTGAAGGCCAGGGCGGCCAGCGGCGGCAGGGTCAGGGTCAGGAAGGAATCCGGCCCATGGGTCACAGCCTCCACGCCGCCGCCGTTGCCCGCATTGGAGCCGCCGTATATCTCGGCGTCGGTGTTGAGGATTTCCCGCCACCAGCCGGGGCCTGGGCAGCGCACGCCATAGTCATGCCGCACAACGGGGGTGAAATTGAACACAAACAGCACGGGCTCGCGTCCCGGAGCCTTGCGCGCAAAGCTGATCACCGAGTTGGACCAGTCGCGGAAATCCATCCACTCGAAGCCGTCCCAGCTGATGTCGGCTTCGTGCAGGGCCGGGCGGCTCTTGAGCAGATGGTTCAAGTCGCCCACCAGCCGGGCAATGCCCGTGTGCGCGGGGAAGCAATGCAGAATCCAGTCCAGCTCGCGCTTGCAGTTCCACTCGTTCCACTGGCCGAACTCCCCCCCCATGAACAGAAGCTTCTTGCCGGGGTGCGCCCACTGGTAGGCGAAGAGCAGGCGCAGGTTGGCCAGCTGCTGCCACTGGTCGCCGGGCATCTTGGAGAGCAGCGCGCCCTTGCCGTGCACCACCTCGTCGTGGGACAGCGGCAGCACGAAGTTCTCGGTGAAGGCGTAGAGCATGGAGAAGGTGAGGCTGTTGTGGTGCCAGGCGCGGTGCACGGGCTCCTTGTGCATGTAGGAGAGGGTGTCGTTCATCCAGCCCATGTTCCACTTGAAGGTGAAGCCCAGGCCGCCGGTGTACGTGGGGCGCGAGACCCCAGGCCAGGCAGTGGACTCCTCGGCGATCATGGTTGCGCCGGGAAAATGGGAGTGCACCACCGTGTTCAGCCCCTTCAAGAGTTCGATGGCCTCCAGGTTCTCGCGCCCGCCGAAGTGGTTGGGGATCCACTCGCCCTGCTTGCGCGAGTAGTCCAGGTAGAGCATGGAGGCCACCGCGTCGATGCGGATGCCGTCGATGTGGAACTCTTTGAACCAGTACAGGGCGTTGGCCAGCAGGAAGTTCCGCACCTCGTGGCGGCCGTAGTTGAAAATGTAGGTGCCCCAGTCCGGGTGCTCGCCCTTGCGCGGGTCCTCGTGCTCGTAGAGGGCGGTGCCGTCAAAACGGCCCAGGCACCAATCGTCCTTGGGAAAATGGCCGGGCACCCAGTCCAGAATGACCCCGATGCCCTCCTGATGGCAACGGTCGATGAACTGCCGCAGTTCGTCGGGCTCGCCGAAGCGCGAGGTGGGTGCGAAATAGTGGCTGGTCTGGTAGCCCCAGCTCTCGTCCAGCGGGTGCTCGGCCAAGGGCATGAACTCGATGTGCGTGAAGCCCAGCTCCTTGACGTAGGGAATCAGCTCGTCCGCCAGCTCGCGGTAGGTGAGGAAGCGGCCGTCGCGCAGGCGCCAGGACCCGGCGTGGACTTCGTACACGGACTGCGGACGCGCCAGGGGCGGATTGTAGCGGGCGCGCTCCTCAAGCCAGGCGGCATCGTTCCACTGGTAGCCGTCGAGCGCGCAGGTGCGCGCAGCGTTGCCGGGCCGCATTTCGGCGAAAAAGGCGAAGGGGTCGGTCTTGAAGCTGGTACGGCCGTGGCAATCCTTTACCGCGAACTTGTACAGCACGCCGGACGCCAGACCGGGCACAAAGCCCGCCCATATTCCGGAAGACCCCACGGGATACAGCGGATGCGCCTTGCCCCACCAATCGTTGAACGGCCCCACCACGCTGACCTTGCGGGCGTTGGGCGCCCACACGGCGAAACGGTAGCCGGATTCGCCCCACTGCTCGTGCGGATGCGCGCCAAGAACCCGGTACAGGTCCCAGTGCTCGCCCTTGCCGAAAAGATACAGGTCAAAGGGCTCGATGAACACCGGCTGGGTGACGTGCTGGCTCATGCAAAAGGCTCCTGGTTGCGGCGAAGCAGTGGGCGGGTGCGCCGAATTCGGGCCGCATAGCCTTCTCTACCCCACTTGCCCGCCGCAGACAATCGCCGCGCCAGCCGCCTACAATCCCAAAAGCCTCGCCAGCGGAGACCAGCCGCTCAGGAGTTCGGCCATGCGCTCATAGCCCGCCGCATCCGGGTGGATGCCGTCGGCGGCGAGGGACGCCATGTACGCGGGCTCTGCGGCAAGGGGCGCGTGCAGGTCGAAGGCGGGGACGCCCAGTTCCGCGCACAGGCCGCGCACCTGCGCGCCAAGCTGGCGGATGTGCCCGCTCCAGGCCGCATCAAAGGCCGGGGGAGGAGAGGCGTACAGGGTTTGCCCAAGGGCGGCCGCGCCTTCAAGCACCTGACGCGCCGCTGTGAGGCTCTCCTCGCCGGGCAGGTCGAACTTGCCATCGGCCGCGCCGAAGCTGAACACGAAGGCCATGTCTTCTCCCTGGCGGCGGCGGCGGTCGGTCTCCTCGCGCCAGCGGACGGCGATGCGGGTAGAAGTGTCGCTGCGCAGTCCCAGGTTGCACACCGTAAGGCTGCGAGAACGTGTGGGATCCTTGAGGTAGCTTTCCCTGGCCAGGCGGCCCACCCAGCCCAAGGCCAGTTCGTCGCCAATGCCCTGGGTGAGGGAATCGCCAATGAAGCAGACAACCATGATTCCGTGCCCCCTAGGCCAGCTTGAGCCGCGCGGTGGCCTGGCCTACGCGCAGGGCCAGCACGGCGGTTTTGGTTAGAATGCCTTCGTCATAGGGGAAGTCGTCGCTCCCGGCGTACTTCGCCATGATGACGCCGAGTCCGGCGCGAGCCTCTGCCGGGTCCGACAGCTCACGCACGGTTCCGGAGCCCAGCACGCAACGGAAGGTGTAGCCCCACTGGCAGGCCTTGTCCCCGGTCTTCACCTTGAGGTCCGTGGCGGCGCTGAAGGCCACGGACGTTCCGGCCGCCTCGGCACGGCGCAGGGCCTCGATCTTCCGGCCCTTTTTGGCGGAATGAAAAAACAGCACGCCGTCCCGGCAGGCGAAGTTCACCGGCACGCAGTACAGCCCCTGCGCATCCTGCACGGCGAGACTCATGAACTCGGCCGCGCGCAGCACCTCGGCCACAATGGCCGGATCGTCGGTCACGTCTTTGCGCATCATCACTCCATACGTGTTCAGATTGCCACGACGAAGGCTTGTCTACGCCCAACTTTGGCGGGGTTCAAGACACGCCTTCAGCCAGAAAATGGGCCTATGCGGGGATTGCCAGCGGACAGAACCGGATTTACCTTCAGCGCCTTCATCATCCATTGCCCCAGGAGCCGCCCATGAAATCCGCCGTGATGCTCTTCGCCGACCACCCGCTTCCTGTACTCCAGGGCCTTGAGGCAGGGCAGGAGCCGGATCCGCTTGCCTTGGCCCTGCTTCGCGACACCCTGCGCACCCTGGCCGACGTGGCCGCGGACGTCTTCGTGTTCCTGGCTCCAAGCATGGACAAGGAACAGGCCAAGGCCCTCCTTGACCCCCATGGCGTGGGCGGATTCAAGCTGGCCAGCTCGCTGGGCAAAAGCCTCCAGGCCAGGCGGCGCAACGCCTTCCGGCTGCTGTTCTCTCGCGGGTACGAGAAGGCCCTGCTGCTGGCCAACGCCCTGCCCGACCTCCCCTCCCACGCCGTGCAGACGGCGCTCGACTCCCTGGGCTGGAAGCGCTGCTGCCTCGGACCGATTCCGGGACCGGACGGCGAGCCGGACGGGGTGTATGCCATGGGCTTCGACTTCGAGGGCTACACTACGGACGCGCTGGACATGGTGGACCCCGACAAGCCCAAGCTGTTTGGCCGGATGGAGACCCTGCTGCTGTTCTACGAGCGCACGGTCACAGTCCTGGCCCCGCACAGCCCCGTGGACGGCCCGGAAGCTGTCCCGGCCCTTGTGGCCCGCTGCCGCGACACCCGCTTCACCCTGCTGCCCTCGCTGCGCCTGGCGTCGCGGCAAAGCCAGACCGGAGCGTGAGACGCGCGCTTAGACGATGGCGCGCACCGGGCGCGGCGTCTCGCCCACAAGCTGCGCCAGCACGGCCAGCCCGCGCTCCAATTCGTCCATGCCCCGTGCAGCGGAAAGCGATACCCGCACCGCCGCGGGCGCGGCCGTCTGGCCCACGGCAAAGGCGTCGGCCCCGATGACCGTCACCCCGCGCAAGCCAGCCGCGCGCTCAAAATCCGACGCCCGCCAGGGTTCGGGCAGACGCAGCCAAAGAAAGTAGCCCTGCCGCAGCCCGGTGCAGTCCAGGCCGCACAACAGCTTCCGCGCACACGCCATGCGCCGCGTGGCCTCGGCGCGCTTGCGGCGCAGCACCACCTCGGCCGTGCCGTCGGCCAGCCACCCGGAGGCGATCTCCACGCACAGGGGCGAGGCCATCCACGTGGTGCCGGTGATGCCCAATTCAAGGCGCTCCACCATGTCCGGCGGGGCGGCCACAAAGGCAACGCGCAAGCCGCCCGCCACGGCCTTGGACACGCTGGCGATGAAGGAAGTCCGCTCCGGAGCCAGGGCCGCCACGGTGGGCAGGGGCTCCTCGGCCGTCAGGGCGTAGGCCGCGTCCTCGATGATTTGCAAACCACGCGCCCGCGCCACCTGCGCCAGGCGTTCCTGCCGGTCGGCTGAAGGCGAGGCGCTGGTGGGATTGTGCGCGCCGGGCATCAGGTACACCCCGCGCACGGTATCGCGGGAACAGGCTTCATCCAGCGATTCCGGCACAACACCTTCGGCGTCGAGGGCCACAGGGACCAGCCGAAGGCCCAGCAGCCCGGCCGCGGAGAGCAAACCCGGATAATTGAGGCAGCCCACGGCCACCCTGTCGCCGGGGCGAAAGAGCACGGAGAGCAACACCAGCAAACCGTGCTGGCCGCCCGCCGTCACCAGCACGCGCTCCGGCCCGGCCTGCACCCCGTACCGCGCGCACCAGCGCGACCCGGCCTCCCGGTGCCGGGCCATGCCGCCTGAGGGCTGGTAACGCAGCAATTCCTGCACGTCCACGCGCCGGGGCAAATCCTGCAAGGCCGCGCCCAGGTCCGGGTCCAGGCCGTACATGCCCGTCACCAAACCCAGATCGATCCCGCCAGCCCCCTCGCCGCCCCACCACGGCCCGGAAGCCTGACCAGCCGGAGCAGCCACGGTGCCGCGCCCGACCTCGCCGCGCACGGCTCCGCGCCGCGCCGCCTCCGCATAGCCGCGCGTCACCGTGCCCACCGTCACGCCAAGGGCCTCGGCCAAATCGCGGTGCGTCGGCAACCGCTGGCCGGGCAAAAGTTCGCCGCGGCACAAGGCGGCATCGATGGAATCGGCCAGGGCCAGGTACTTCGGGCGGCCAGGCGCAAGAAGGGGCATCCACATTGTCATGGAGACAATAAATACATTGACCAGCGCAAACCGTCAACATAGAAGCTGAGGCAAATCGCAATCCATATGTTTTCAAGATATTGTTGCACCATTCACAATAGAGACAATTGGAAATTGTATCCATCGCAACACTTTCGGGGAGGGTGGCGTGCCCAAGGAACCATCCCGCTCCCTGACACAGGAGAAAACCATGAGTCCGGAAATGCTGGCGTCCTTGTGCCTGTTCGCCTTCAGCACCTCCATCACGCCGGGGCCGAACAACGCCATGCTCTTCGCCTCCGGCGTGAACCACGGCGTGCGCCGCACCATGCCGCACCTGCTCGGCGTCACCCTGGGCTTCACCTTCATGCAGCTCGCCGTGGGCCTGGGCGTGAGCGCCGCCTTCGAGGTCCTGCCCGGCCTGTACCCCGCCCTGCGCGCCTTCGGGCTGGCGTACATGCTGTACTTGGCCTGGCGCATCGCCACCTCTGCCCCGGCGGAGCAACAGTCCAAAGCGCACGCCACGGGCGAGCGCCCAGGCAGGCCCATGACCTTTCTCGAAGCCTCGGCCTTCCAGTGGGTCAACCCCAAGGCGCTGATGATGTGCGTCACGGCGGCCAGCGCCTATGCGCCGCCGGACAGGCCGGTCATGGGCGCCCTGGTGGTGACGGGCGTGTTCTTCGTGGCCGGAATGCCCTGCGTGGCCCTGTGGGTGCTGCTGGGGCGGCTTATGCGCTCCATGTTGCAGGACCGGGCGCGCCTGGTGCTGTTCAACCGCGCCATGGCGCTGCTGCTGTTGGCGAGCATGGCCCCCATGGCGCAGGAAGCCCTGCGCGAAGGGCTGTTCTAGAATCGGGAGGGAGACATGGTTGCGCTCTTGTCGGAATTGTGGCGGCTGGCGGCGTACCTGCTGCGGCCGGAGGACCTGCGGGAAGGCGGGCGGACGGGCAGCTACGGACGGACGCAACGCGCGGCGTCCCTGGCCGGGCTGGCCAAGGCCGTGTTCTGGATGGCGCTCTCCGTGGCGGCCGGGCTGGCCCTTGCGCGACTGGGCTAGGGCTCAGCGTGCGGCGAGGGCCTGGCGCAGGTCGGCCTCCAGCTGTGCGAACAGGGCGGTCACGGCCTGGCGCTCGGCCCGGACCACCTCCTGCGGGGTCCGGGAGACTACGGGCGCCGTGGTGCGATACTGCCGGGTCAACAGCACGCGACGCTCGTCGGGCCCGCCGGAGAGCAGCAGGAACTGCCCCTCCGCCACGGCCTGCGGCGGGCTGGCGGCGAAGTCCGCATACAGGCCCGTGATGTTGCCTTCAAGGATGTGGCTGGGCGTGACGAGGCTGGACGGGTCCACCACGTTGGCCCACAGGCCGGAGGCCGTGAGCCAGGCCCGCAGATCCTGCGTGAGCATGTCGGCCGGGGCGACGAAGAACACGTTGTAGTAGTCGGCGGTCCAGGCCGAGGGCGCGGTGCGGTACACCAGTTCGCGCCCGGCCAGACGGGACGAGGTGGTAAGCCTGCGCACCAGCAGCACGGCCGGGGACTGGGCCTTTGTCGCCGGAACCAGCGCGCCGGGGCGCACGGTCTCCAGGGCGTAAAACCGCTTCTCAATGGGCTGGCGTTCCAGCTTCACGCAGGACGCGGCCAGGGGCAGCGCCAGGCACAGGGCGATGAGCACGGCGAGTGCGCGCATGGGGCCTCCGATTTCCTACTGCCCGCCCAGGGGCGATTTGTCCGGCGGCGGGCCGAAGAGCACGCCTGCCGGGTAGCGCTTGGCCTCGCCGGTGAGCTCGCGCAGGTTGTCCACCAGCCCGCGGGCGCTCTCCAGAATGCCTTCCACGTTGGCCTGCTGCG
This genomic window contains:
- the pdxA gene encoding 4-hydroxythreonine-4-phosphate dehydrogenase PdxA, which encodes MSVLAVTLGDPCGLGPELVVRCLALAGADCARRGETLLFIGPLAALERELAGRPRFFDVLCAGAGLAAELAGHGPGICFVEPEGLAGLDFPPGVPTPAGGLAAGKSLGLAVDLARRGVVQGVVTCPLNKAMLQEAGFDFPGHTEFLAEGLGVGARNVTMHLCGPLPPPAQPGQTPPLALRVSLVTTHPPLADVPRLVTREAILRAIRHTAEFTERLGLLGPIGVCGLNPHAGESGRIGREDEDVVRPTVAEARAAGLNVEGPVPADTLFHFAARGRYSAVVAMYHDQGLAPLKLLHFGEAVNVTLGLPIIRTSPDHGTGYDLVGTGRAKTTSFEAALDLARRLAG
- the glgB gene encoding 1,4-alpha-glucan branching protein GlgB yields the protein MSQHVTQPVFIEPFDLYLFGKGEHWDLYRVLGAHPHEQWGESGYRFAVWAPNARKVSVVGPFNDWWGKAHPLYPVGSSGIWAGFVPGLASGVLYKFAVKDCHGRTSFKTDPFAFFAEMRPGNAARTCALDGYQWNDAAWLEERARYNPPLARPQSVYEVHAGSWRLRDGRFLTYRELADELIPYVKELGFTHIEFMPLAEHPLDESWGYQTSHYFAPTSRFGEPDELRQFIDRCHQEGIGVILDWVPGHFPKDDWCLGRFDGTALYEHEDPRKGEHPDWGTYIFNYGRHEVRNFLLANALYWFKEFHIDGIRIDAVASMLYLDYSRKQGEWIPNHFGGRENLEAIELLKGLNTVVHSHFPGATMIAEESTAWPGVSRPTYTGGLGFTFKWNMGWMNDTLSYMHKEPVHRAWHHNSLTFSMLYAFTENFVLPLSHDEVVHGKGALLSKMPGDQWQQLANLRLLFAYQWAHPGKKLLFMGGEFGQWNEWNCKRELDWILHCFPAHTGIARLVGDLNHLLKSRPALHEADISWDGFEWMDFRDWSNSVISFARKAPGREPVLFVFNFTPVVRHDYGVRCPGPGWWREILNTDAEIYGGSNAGNGGGVEAVTHGPDSFLTLTLPPLAALAFSRAGEGL
- a CDS encoding GDSL-type esterase/lipase family protein, producing MVVCFIGDSLTQGIGDELALGWVGRLARESYLKDPTRSRSLTVCNLGLRSDTSTRIAVRWREETDRRRRQGEDMAFVFSFGAADGKFDLPGEESLTAARQVLEGAAALGQTLYASPPPAFDAAWSGHIRQLGAQVRGLCAELGVPAFDLHAPLAAEPAYMASLAADGIHPDAAGYERMAELLSGWSPLARLLGL
- a CDS encoding pyridoxamine 5'-phosphate oxidase family protein, with the protein product MRKDVTDDPAIVAEVLRAAEFMSLAVQDAQGLYCVPVNFACRDGVLFFHSAKKGRKIEALRRAEAAGTSVAFSAATDLKVKTGDKACQWGYTFRCVLGSGTVRELSDPAEARAGLGVIMAKYAGSDDFPYDEGILTKTAVLALRVGQATARLKLA
- a CDS encoding DUF2064 domain-containing protein codes for the protein MKSAVMLFADHPLPVLQGLEAGQEPDPLALALLRDTLRTLADVAADVFVFLAPSMDKEQAKALLDPHGVGGFKLASSLGKSLQARRRNAFRLLFSRGYEKALLLANALPDLPSHAVQTALDSLGWKRCCLGPIPGPDGEPDGVYAMGFDFEGYTTDALDMVDPDKPKLFGRMETLLLFYERTVTVLAPHSPVDGPEAVPALVARCRDTRFTLLPSLRLASRQSQTGA
- a CDS encoding aminotransferase-like domain-containing protein; translated protein: MPLLAPGRPKYLALADSIDAALCRGELLPGQRLPTHRDLAEALGVTVGTVTRGYAEAARRGAVRGEVGRGTVAAPAGQASGPWWGGEGAGGIDLGLVTGMYGLDPDLGAALQDLPRRVDVQELLRYQPSGGMARHREAGSRWCARYGVQAGPERVLVTAGGQHGLLVLLSVLFRPGDRVAVGCLNYPGLLSAAGLLGLRLVPVALDAEGVVPESLDEACSRDTVRGVYLMPGAHNPTSASPSADRQERLAQVARARGLQIIEDAAYALTAEEPLPTVAALAPERTSFIASVSKAVAGGLRVAFVAAPPDMVERLELGITGTTWMASPLCVEIASGWLADGTAEVVLRRKRAEATRRMACARKLLCGLDCTGLRQGYFLWLRLPEPWRASDFERAAGLRGVTVIGADAFAVGQTAAPAAVRVSLSAARGMDELERGLAVLAQLVGETPRPVRAIV
- a CDS encoding LysE family translocator, with amino-acid sequence MSPEMLASLCLFAFSTSITPGPNNAMLFASGVNHGVRRTMPHLLGVTLGFTFMQLAVGLGVSAAFEVLPGLYPALRAFGLAYMLYLAWRIATSAPAEQQSKAHATGERPGRPMTFLEASAFQWVNPKALMMCVTAASAYAPPDRPVMGALVVTGVFFVAGMPCVALWVLLGRLMRSMLQDRARLVLFNRAMALLLLASMAPMAQEALREGLF
- a CDS encoding ABC-type transport auxiliary lipoprotein family protein; amino-acid sequence: MRALAVLIALCLALPLAASCVKLERQPIEKRFYALETVRPGALVPATKAQSPAVLLVRRLTTSSRLAGRELVYRTAPSAWTADYYNVFFVAPADMLTQDLRAWLTASGLWANVVDPSSLVTPSHILEGNITGLYADFAASPPQAVAEGQFLLLSGGPDERRVLLTRQYRTTAPVVSRTPQEVVRAERQAVTALFAQLEADLRQALAAR